From one Rosa rugosa chromosome 4, drRosRugo1.1, whole genome shotgun sequence genomic stretch:
- the LOC133745313 gene encoding probable xyloglucan galactosyltransferase GT14, with translation MEKSQWIAGGHKYHSQLWFVLTASFLIFLVLICTDYSSLNSGRNFNRVTYFITNFENVIATQNQDQHHPSSLPPQATDSQTADQTKRISNSSITNTSSSTPAPFSFGHERQPNNVTSSNETQIATVNNIPPPQAIPNTKHQISDSDSCSGRYIYVYDLPKRFNQDLLKNCHSLQRWTEMCPYMSNMGLGPKLTEKSSKRRDRLLGAKGWFATNQFSLEVIFHNRMKKYKCLTSDSSLASAIFVPFYAGLDVGRYLWGYNTSIRDASPLELMKWLSNRPEWKTMWGKDHFLVGGRIAWDFRRQTDNDSDWGSKLMFLPESKNMTLLSIESSSWSNEQAIPYPTYFHPSKESQVSKWQRRMRKRKRPYLFTFAGAPRPDYKENIRDMIISQCQSSTKQCRLVGCYHGANKCDDPLDLMKVFQSSVFCLQPSGDSFTRRSIFDSILAGCIPVFFHPGSAYVQYTWHFPSSPSKYSVFISEHDIKEKKVMINETLLRVPKDEVLAMREEVIRLIPKIIYADPRASGLETFEDAFDIAVKGLLDKVEKTRRDMEEGKDPGNAFSLLNGTKFDMPGTKRNVWKMRMKELQKQREI, from the coding sequence ATggagaaatctcaatggattgcAGGCGGACATAAGTACCATAGTCAACTCTGGTTTGTCCTAACAGCTTCCTTCCTTATATTCTTGGTATTGATTTGTACAGACTATTCCTCTCTAAACTCTGGAAGAAATTTCAATCGGGTCACCTATTTCATTACCAACTTTGAAAATGTAATTGCTACCCAAAACCAAGATCAACACCATCCCAGCTCTCTTCCTCCTCAAGCTACAGATTCTCAAACAGCCGATCAAACCAAGAGGATCAGTAATTCTAGTATTACTAATACATCTAGTAGCACTCctgctccattttcttttggccaTGAAAGACAACCAAATAATGTTACCAGCTCCAATGAAACTCAAATTGCAACTGTCAATAATATTCCACCACCACAGGCTATACCTAATACCAAGCACCAAATCTCTGATTCTGATTCGTGTTCGGGTCGATACATTTATGTTTATGATCTTCCAAAAAGGTTCAACCAGGACTTGCTCAAGAATTGCCATTCCCTTCAGAGATGGACTGAAATGTGCCCCTACATGTCAAACATGGGTCTAGGGCCTAAACTAACTGAAAAATCTTCTAAGAGACGTGACCGATTATTGGGGGCCAAAGGTTGGTTTGCTACAAATCAGTTCTCATTAGAAGTTATTTTTCATAATAGGATGAAGAAGTACAAGTGCTTAACCAGTGATTCATCATTGGCCTCGGCAATATTTGTGCCCTTTTACGCTGGCCTTGATGTTGGTCGGTACCTCTGGGGCTACAACACATCTATCCGAGATGCTTCTCCTCTAGAATTGATGAAATGGCTTTCAAATAGACCTGAATGGAAGACAATGTGGGGTAAAGACCATTTCTTAGTTGGAGGCAGAATTGCATGGGATTTCAGGAGACAAACAGATAATGATTCTGATTGGGGATCCAAGCTCATGTTTTTGCCAGAATCCAAGAACATGACATTGTTGTCAATTGAATCAAGCTCTTGGAGCAACGAGCAGGCGATACCATACCCTACATACTTCCATCCCTCAAAGGAGAGTCAGGTGTCTAAGTGGCAGAGAAGAATGAGAAAGCGGAAGAGGCCATATCTCTTCACTTTTGCTGGTGCTCCAAGACCTGATTACAAAGAAAATATCCGGGATATGATTATAAGCCAATGCCAATCTTCAACCAAACAATGCAGACTTGTAGGGTGTTATCATGGTGCAAACAAGTGTGATGACCCTTTAGATTTGATGAAGGTGTTTCAATCGTCTGTATTCTGCCTGCAGCCTTCCGGGGACTCATTCACTCGTCGATCAATATTTGACTCCATCTTGGCAGGCTGCATTCCGGTTTTCTTCCATCCGGGTTCAGCTTATGTGCAGTACACATGGCACTTTCCCAGCAGCCCGTCTAAGTATTCAGTGTTTATATCAGAACATGATATCAAGGAGAAGAAGGTGATGATCAATGAGACATTGCTGAGAGTTCCCAAAGATGAAGTACTAGCAATGAGGGAGGAAGTTATAAGATTGATTCCGAAAATAATATATGCAGATCCAAGGGCATCTGGATTGGAGACATTTGAAGATGCATTTGACATAGCAGTTAAGGGACTACTTGACAAAGTAGAGAAAACTAGGAGGGACATGGAAGAGGGTAAAGATCCCGGTAATGCTTTCTCACTACTAAACGGTACCAAATTTGATATGCCTGGGACTAAGAGAAATGTATGGAAGATGAGAATGAAGGAGCttcaaaaacagagagaaatttGA